The following proteins are co-located in the Mycolicibacterium goodii genome:
- a CDS encoding nuclear transport factor 2 family protein, translated as MNDPIDRVAVLEKRLRDVEDKLAIYDLLASHPISADTGEASFIEAIYTEDFVFDRGAGLAGAHGRASMVDLVGNDAHHAAIAAGLAHFASLPLVELHGDTATAVSYLALITPDPEGAERELPNHGASSGYRIHRVLANRWSLSRKDGQWMISTRTVLPMDGSGPALDEVLRTAASYYDGRSR; from the coding sequence ATGAACGACCCGATCGACCGCGTTGCTGTTCTGGAGAAACGGCTCCGCGACGTCGAAGACAAACTGGCGATCTACGATCTTCTCGCCAGCCACCCCATCAGTGCCGACACCGGTGAAGCGAGCTTCATCGAGGCCATCTACACCGAGGACTTCGTCTTCGACCGCGGCGCCGGGCTCGCGGGTGCGCACGGGCGCGCCAGCATGGTCGATCTCGTCGGAAACGACGCCCACCACGCCGCAATAGCCGCCGGGCTGGCCCATTTCGCGAGTCTGCCGCTCGTCGAATTACACGGCGACACCGCGACCGCTGTCTCCTATCTCGCCCTGATCACTCCCGATCCCGAGGGTGCCGAGCGTGAATTGCCCAACCACGGAGCATCATCGGGATACCGGATCCACCGCGTGCTCGCCAACCGTTGGTCTCTCTCCCGCAAAGACGGCCAGTGGATGATCTCCACACGGACCGTGCTGCCCATGGACGGATCCGGACCGGCACTCGACGAGGTGCTCCGTACGGCCGCGTCCTACTACGACGGCCGAAGTCGGTAG
- a CDS encoding EthD family reductase, whose protein sequence is MTKLVVLYGNPTHPTEFDDYFIKTHLPLVERMPRVRGVDHGHVRSLDGSAPPYFLSVQVVFDSLDDLEAATASAEGQAAAADVANFATGGATIFVQDASPKGTTR, encoded by the coding sequence ATGACCAAACTCGTCGTCCTCTATGGAAATCCAACTCATCCAACGGAATTCGATGACTACTTCATCAAAACTCACCTTCCCCTGGTGGAGAGGATGCCACGGGTCCGAGGAGTCGACCACGGCCACGTTCGCAGCCTCGACGGATCCGCTCCCCCGTACTTCCTATCGGTACAGGTGGTGTTCGACTCACTTGACGACCTCGAGGCGGCCACGGCATCCGCCGAAGGTCAAGCCGCCGCAGCCGACGTGGCCAACTTCGCCACCGGTGGCGCGACCATCTTCGTTCAAGACGCCTCACCGAAGGGAACCACCCGATGA
- a CDS encoding VOC family protein has protein sequence MAYYPLAVTHVGMTVTDVYAATAWYTEVLGCRHTIGPLHIKDDGSPIGNVFKGIFGERMEDLYVSHLATANGVGIELFQFVIPPTADNRRTNFEYWKTGVFHFCVVDPDIEGLAKRISDSGGKQNSAVWTLFEGEPFRAVYCQDPWGNLIEIYSHSTELMYANRDTKAMTVPDGSTLKDEP, from the coding sequence ATGGCCTACTATCCACTAGCAGTAACTCACGTCGGGATGACCGTGACCGATGTCTACGCAGCGACCGCTTGGTACACCGAAGTCCTCGGCTGTCGCCACACGATCGGACCACTGCACATCAAGGATGACGGCTCCCCGATCGGCAACGTCTTCAAGGGCATCTTCGGCGAGCGGATGGAAGATCTCTACGTCAGCCATCTCGCTACCGCGAACGGTGTCGGCATCGAACTGTTTCAATTTGTCATTCCGCCCACGGCAGACAACCGGAGGACCAATTTCGAATACTGGAAGACCGGGGTCTTCCACTTTTGCGTGGTGGATCCGGATATCGAGGGCCTCGCCAAGCGAATCAGCGATTCGGGCGGAAAGCAGAACTCAGCCGTGTGGACCCTTTTCGAAGGTGAGCCATTCAGGGCCGTCTATTGCCAAGATCCCTGGGGCAACCTCATCGAAATCTACTCGCATTCGACCGAACTCATGTATGCCAACCGCGACACCAAGGCGATGACTGTTCCCGATGGATCGACGTTGAAGGACGAGCCGTGA
- a CDS encoding 3-keto-5-aminohexanoate cleavage protein produces MNVLITVAPTGPIATKADNPYLPTTPAEIADAVEAGYRAGAAIAHIHLRDEHQRPTADLAIGRTVMDAVAERCPILIQMSTGVGLNVPFEDRARLIELAPPMATLNPCSMSFGSGQFLNPPEGVARLAAEMRDSGIKPELEIYDTGHLDACLRLRDAGLLVEPLQFSIVLGVQGGMAATADNLLTMVRRLPDGAVWQVIAIGRANRELTAIGLALGGNARAGLEDTLYLGKGELAQGSTPLVERAVRLARELGHQISTVDLARQTLGLPTPAEI; encoded by the coding sequence ATGAACGTTCTCATCACCGTTGCGCCCACTGGACCCATCGCCACCAAAGCCGACAACCCGTACCTTCCCACCACCCCGGCCGAAATCGCCGACGCTGTGGAGGCCGGCTACAGAGCAGGCGCCGCGATCGCCCACATCCATCTTCGCGATGAGCACCAGCGACCCACCGCAGACCTGGCCATCGGCCGGACCGTCATGGACGCGGTCGCGGAACGGTGTCCAATACTGATTCAGATGTCCACCGGTGTGGGACTGAATGTTCCGTTCGAGGACCGCGCGAGGTTGATCGAACTGGCTCCGCCGATGGCCACCTTGAATCCGTGCTCCATGAGTTTCGGAAGCGGCCAGTTCCTCAATCCACCCGAAGGCGTCGCGCGGCTGGCCGCCGAGATGCGTGATTCGGGCATCAAGCCAGAACTTGAAATCTACGACACTGGCCACCTGGATGCCTGCCTGCGGCTACGGGATGCAGGTCTACTTGTTGAGCCGCTGCAGTTTTCGATCGTGCTCGGAGTGCAGGGGGGAATGGCCGCTACTGCTGACAACCTGTTGACCATGGTGCGACGACTTCCCGACGGCGCCGTTTGGCAAGTGATCGCCATCGGACGGGCCAACCGTGAGCTCACGGCGATCGGACTGGCGCTCGGTGGTAATGCCCGGGCCGGTCTCGAAGACACGTTGTACCTCGGCAAGGGTGAGCTGGCGCAAGGGAGTACACCGCTGGTCGAACGGGCGGTGCGCCTGGCTCGTGAACTCGGGCACCAGATCAGCACCGTCGACCTGGCCCGCCAAACGCTCGGCTTGCCGACGCCGGCTGAGATCTAG
- a CDS encoding helix-turn-helix domain-containing protein, with the protein MLDFIDGNLFESLSLSQLAAEACLSPFHFARLFKEATGSSPQRYVTDRRVEAAKAALASEQSSLMDIAVEQGFGSLDNFIRVFRKSTGETPARYRRQVLAE; encoded by the coding sequence GTGCTCGATTTCATCGATGGGAATTTGTTCGAGTCGCTGTCGCTCAGTCAGTTGGCAGCCGAAGCGTGCCTCAGCCCGTTCCACTTCGCACGCTTGTTCAAAGAGGCCACCGGGTCGTCACCGCAGCGCTACGTCACCGACCGCCGCGTCGAGGCGGCCAAAGCTGCGCTGGCGTCGGAACAGTCGTCGCTGATGGACATCGCGGTGGAACAAGGATTCGGATCGCTCGACAACTTCATTCGGGTGTTTCGCAAAAGTACGGGCGAGACGCCCGCCCGGTATCGCAGACAGGTGCTGGCGGAGTAA
- a CDS encoding TetR/AcrR family transcriptional regulator, whose translation MSQQSDAETGRKLQILQAAERVFAQEGYHGTTMRKIAEVADVKLSLIVYHFDTKLKLYRAIFLRRQYVNDQRLELLRNIDTHNEQAMIQLVSAFADPVLALHRNPEDLWFARLVLREASDPSSQQRGIIHELFDPMAQEFIGAMSQINPGREPGFYRWAYLFAVGALTSSSFDVRAHDLGEPDDVADLNAKAELLKRFILAGWQGAT comes from the coding sequence ATGAGCCAGCAATCGGACGCCGAAACCGGGCGCAAGCTCCAGATCCTGCAGGCGGCAGAAAGAGTCTTCGCGCAGGAGGGATATCACGGCACCACGATGCGCAAAATCGCCGAGGTTGCCGACGTCAAGCTGTCGCTGATCGTCTATCATTTCGACACCAAGCTCAAGCTCTATCGCGCCATATTCCTGCGCCGGCAGTACGTCAACGACCAACGGCTCGAACTACTGCGCAACATAGACACGCACAACGAACAAGCGATGATTCAGCTGGTTTCGGCGTTCGCCGATCCGGTCCTGGCGCTGCACCGAAACCCCGAAGACCTTTGGTTCGCCCGCTTGGTGCTACGCGAGGCGTCAGACCCGTCTAGTCAGCAACGCGGGATCATTCATGAACTGTTCGATCCGATGGCCCAAGAGTTCATCGGCGCCATGTCGCAGATCAATCCAGGGCGCGAGCCGGGCTTCTACCGGTGGGCATACCTTTTCGCAGTCGGTGCGCTCACCAGCAGCTCTTTCGACGTTCGCGCGCACGACCTCGGCGAACCCGACGACGTAGCCGATTTGAACGCGAAAGCCGAACTACTGAAGCGCTTCATCCTTGCCGGTTGGCAGGGAGCTACTTAG
- a CDS encoding CocE/NonD family hydrolase, with protein sequence MIEHSEERDGMRIDWNVPIEVSDGTTLRADVFRPIGDGRYPVLMTYGPYAKGLSFQDGYPVQWKTLVSKHPEVAEGTSTRYANWETCDPEKWVPDGYVCIRVDSRGSGMSPGLVDPFSPRETQDYYECIEWAGEQKWSTGKVGLLGVSYYAMNQWQVAAKRPPHLVAICPFEGASDLYRDAIRHGGILCTFWINWYPFQVTNVQHGLAENGRRSAVTGEPIAGTLALPEDVLAKNRTDIRADQLAHPLLDSYFTERNAVLEDIEVPVLSCANWGGQGLHLRGNVEGFHRAGSTQKWLEVHGREHWTEFYTDYGLALQKRFFNHFLKGDGNGWESQPPVKLQVRTIDGFVERDEYEWPLARTQWTRHYLDSSTGGLTTKLVTEVTSRSFVATEGELHFASPPFRHETELTGPVSTRLHISSSTTDADLFVTLRLFSPDDEEILFLGAVEPNAPVTQGWLRASHRATDSALSAPWRPVHVHTSRQPLNPDEIYVLDIEVWPTSIVVPEGYYLKVTIAGHDFDHGLPSPLPALYGIEQRGSSVYLHNDPADRPADVFAGRTTVFTGGEYDSHILLPVVP encoded by the coding sequence GTGATCGAACACAGCGAAGAGCGTGACGGTATGCGTATCGATTGGAACGTGCCGATCGAAGTCAGTGATGGAACAACATTGCGGGCAGACGTCTTTCGGCCTATCGGCGATGGTCGTTATCCCGTCCTCATGACCTACGGGCCGTACGCGAAAGGGCTGTCGTTCCAGGACGGCTACCCCGTTCAGTGGAAGACGCTGGTCAGCAAGCACCCCGAAGTCGCCGAAGGCACCTCGACGCGTTACGCGAACTGGGAAACCTGCGACCCAGAGAAGTGGGTGCCCGACGGGTACGTGTGCATTCGCGTTGATTCTCGGGGCAGCGGCATGTCTCCCGGCCTCGTTGACCCGTTCAGTCCACGCGAGACCCAGGACTACTACGAGTGCATCGAGTGGGCGGGCGAGCAGAAGTGGAGCACGGGCAAAGTGGGTCTGCTCGGGGTGTCGTACTACGCGATGAACCAGTGGCAGGTCGCCGCCAAACGGCCACCACATCTGGTGGCCATCTGCCCTTTCGAAGGTGCCTCGGACCTCTACCGCGACGCGATCCGCCACGGCGGCATCCTTTGTACATTCTGGATCAACTGGTATCCGTTTCAGGTCACCAACGTTCAGCACGGGCTGGCGGAGAACGGCCGCCGCAGCGCTGTCACCGGCGAGCCCATCGCTGGCACGCTGGCGCTCCCGGAAGACGTTCTAGCCAAGAACCGCACCGACATTCGCGCTGACCAATTGGCCCACCCGTTGCTCGACAGCTACTTCACGGAGCGCAACGCAGTGCTGGAGGACATCGAGGTTCCTGTGCTGTCCTGCGCGAACTGGGGTGGGCAGGGCCTGCATCTCCGCGGCAATGTCGAGGGCTTCCACCGCGCGGGTTCCACACAGAAATGGCTGGAGGTCCACGGCCGCGAGCACTGGACCGAGTTCTACACCGATTACGGCCTGGCGCTGCAGAAGCGCTTCTTCAACCACTTCCTCAAAGGCGACGGCAACGGATGGGAATCCCAACCCCCTGTCAAACTACAGGTTCGCACCATCGACGGGTTCGTCGAACGTGACGAGTATGAGTGGCCGTTGGCCCGCACGCAATGGACCCGCCACTATCTCGACAGCAGCACAGGCGGTTTGACCACCAAACTGGTCACTGAAGTGACATCGCGATCCTTCGTAGCCACCGAGGGCGAGCTGCACTTCGCCAGTCCGCCGTTTCGTCATGAGACCGAGCTGACGGGGCCAGTCTCCACGCGGCTGCACATCTCGTCGTCGACGACGGACGCCGACCTGTTCGTCACCCTGCGTCTGTTTTCTCCCGACGACGAAGAGATCCTCTTCCTGGGGGCGGTGGAACCGAACGCACCGGTGACCCAAGGCTGGCTGCGCGCTTCGCATCGGGCCACCGACTCCGCTCTGAGCGCGCCGTGGAGGCCGGTCCACGTGCATACGTCTCGGCAACCGCTGAACCCGGACGAAATCTACGTCCTGGACATCGAAGTATGGCCGACCTCGATCGTTGTCCCCGAGGGCTACTACCTCAAGGTGACGATCGCGGGCCACGACTTCGACCACGGTCTGCCCAGCCCGCTGCCCGCGCTTTACGGCATCGAACAACGCGGCTCGTCGGTGTACCTGCACAACGACCCCGCGGACCGCCCCGCTGATGTCTTTGCCGGACGGACCACCGTTTTCACTGGCGGCGAGTACGACTCGCACATCCTCTTGCCTGTCGTCCCATGA
- a CDS encoding cyclase family protein: protein MSKADSAGPASTGRRLIDISVALRSDIASDPPGLLPAIEYLTHTQTADDLLSFFPGATHDDIPDREGWAIERVQMTTHSGTHLDAPYHYASTMDNGKRAITIDEVPLEWCFQPAVKLDFRRYPDGYVVTPGDVDAELERIGHVLSPLEIVVINTSAGVRYGHDDYVSRGCGMGREATLHLLEQGVRLTGTDAWSWDAPFVHTARRFAENHDGTLIWEGHKAGRDIGYCHLEKLHNLERLPASGFEICCFPVKVHEGSAGWTRAVAILH, encoded by the coding sequence ATGAGCAAAGCAGATTCCGCCGGCCCTGCGTCGACTGGGCGCCGATTAATAGACATTTCTGTCGCACTGCGTTCCGACATCGCCTCTGACCCACCCGGGCTGCTCCCGGCCATCGAGTACCTGACACACACGCAGACCGCCGATGACCTCCTGTCCTTCTTCCCCGGCGCCACCCACGATGACATTCCCGACAGAGAAGGTTGGGCCATCGAGCGAGTGCAGATGACGACGCACAGCGGCACCCATTTGGATGCGCCCTACCACTACGCCAGCACCATGGACAACGGAAAACGAGCCATCACCATCGATGAGGTTCCGCTCGAATGGTGTTTCCAACCCGCCGTGAAACTCGACTTCCGCCGGTATCCAGACGGCTATGTGGTGACCCCGGGCGACGTGGATGCCGAACTGGAGCGAATCGGCCACGTCCTGAGTCCACTCGAGATCGTGGTGATCAACACCAGCGCCGGCGTGCGCTACGGCCACGACGATTACGTGTCCAGAGGATGTGGCATGGGAAGGGAGGCCACTTTGCACCTGCTCGAGCAGGGGGTGCGGCTGACCGGAACCGACGCTTGGAGCTGGGACGCACCCTTCGTCCACACTGCACGCCGATTCGCCGAGAACCACGACGGCACACTCATCTGGGAAGGCCACAAAGCAGGGCGCGACATCGGCTACTGCCACCTCGAGAAATTGCACAATCTAGAGAGGCTTCCCGCATCCGGATTCGAGATCTGTTGCTTCCCAGTCAAAGTTCACGAGGGATCAGCCGGATGGACGCGCGCCGTGGCCATCCTTCACTGA
- a CDS encoding aldo/keto reductase, giving the protein MSIRNTLLAGPLGFGTAPLGNMYRKISDEEATATVDAAWAHGIRFFDAAPFYGAGLSETRLGEALKKYPRDEYVLATKVGRIVLPELVDTSTRTFGDKGNIFKDGNANAIRYDYTAEGTKRSIAESLERLGVDRLDYVFIHDLAQDFHGDAWIAKFEEAQHGAFPVLDKLRDDGVIEAWGQGTNKVEPIEVGLQLSEPRANGMLLAGRYTILDHESALQRLMPLAIQKRVDVIVGGPYNSGALVGGAHFEYGPVPPEIAERVKRIAALCETHDVTIKAAALHFSMAHPAVAAVIPGSSKPSRIAEDVAAMEFAVPAAFWRDLRSSGMVAAAAPLPIDFC; this is encoded by the coding sequence GTGAGTATCAGGAACACACTGCTCGCCGGCCCGCTTGGCTTCGGGACGGCACCGCTGGGAAACATGTACCGAAAGATCTCCGACGAGGAGGCCACGGCGACGGTCGATGCCGCCTGGGCCCATGGCATTCGATTCTTCGACGCCGCCCCCTTCTACGGGGCCGGCCTCTCTGAGACTCGGCTCGGTGAAGCGCTGAAGAAGTATCCACGCGACGAATACGTGCTCGCGACCAAGGTGGGGCGTATCGTACTGCCCGAACTGGTCGATACGAGCACGCGAACCTTCGGCGATAAGGGCAACATCTTCAAGGACGGCAACGCCAACGCCATCCGCTATGACTACACAGCGGAAGGCACGAAGCGTTCCATCGCGGAGAGCCTCGAGCGGTTGGGGGTCGATCGCCTGGACTACGTCTTCATCCACGACCTCGCCCAGGACTTTCATGGCGACGCGTGGATTGCGAAGTTTGAGGAAGCGCAGCATGGTGCCTTTCCCGTGCTGGACAAGTTGCGCGATGACGGGGTCATCGAAGCCTGGGGGCAGGGCACCAACAAGGTTGAGCCGATCGAGGTGGGGCTCCAACTCTCCGAGCCGCGAGCCAACGGGATGCTACTCGCCGGCCGCTACACCATCCTTGACCACGAGTCCGCCCTGCAGAGGCTCATGCCCCTGGCGATCCAGAAACGCGTCGACGTAATCGTGGGCGGGCCCTATAACTCTGGCGCCCTGGTTGGTGGCGCGCACTTCGAATACGGTCCTGTCCCGCCCGAGATCGCCGAACGGGTCAAACGCATTGCGGCCCTCTGCGAGACGCACGACGTAACGATCAAGGCTGCAGCATTGCATTTCTCGATGGCCCATCCCGCGGTGGCGGCGGTCATCCCCGGCTCCAGTAAGCCCAGCCGCATCGCCGAGGATGTCGCCGCGATGGAATTCGCAGTGCCCGCCGCCTTCTGGCGCGACCTCAGGAGCAGTGGCATGGTGGCGGCGGCGGCACCGCTACCCATCGACTTCTGCTGA
- a CDS encoding aldehyde dehydrogenase family protein translates to MPRYADPGTRDSVVSFASRYDHFIGGEYVAPKNGQYFDNLTPITGRPFTEIARGTAADVDLALDAAEAAARTWGKTSVAERALILQRMADRIDANREKLAIAESWDNGKPCRETLAADIPLAADHLRYFASAIRAQEGGISEIDGDTVAYHFHEPLGVVGLIIPWNFPLLLAMWKIAPALAAGNTVVLKPAEQTSASIHVLLEVVADLLPPGVLNVVSGFGTEAGKPLASSNRIRKISFTGETTTGRLIMQYASQNLIPVTLELGGKSPNIFFDDVTAKDDAFYDKAIEGFTMFALNQGEVCTCPSRALIQASIYDEFLDRAVERTKAIKQGHPLDTDTMLGAQASSEQYEKILSYIDIGRREGGRIRTGGEPAALDGDLSGGYFILPTVIEGHNAMRTFQEEIFGPVVSVARFDDYDDAIAIANDTLYGLGAGVWSRDGNTAYRAGRDIESGRVWINNYHAYPAHAAFGGYKQSGIGRETHKMMLEHYQQTKNLLVSYSDGAQGFF, encoded by the coding sequence ATGCCCCGATACGCCGACCCTGGCACCCGCGACAGCGTCGTCAGCTTCGCCTCCCGCTACGACCACTTCATCGGCGGTGAGTACGTTGCGCCCAAGAACGGGCAATACTTCGACAACCTCACACCGATAACAGGGCGCCCGTTCACCGAGATTGCCAGGGGTACCGCCGCCGACGTCGACCTGGCGCTGGACGCTGCTGAAGCCGCCGCGCGCACGTGGGGCAAGACCTCGGTGGCCGAGCGCGCGTTGATTCTGCAACGCATGGCCGATCGGATCGACGCGAACCGCGAGAAACTCGCCATCGCCGAGTCCTGGGATAATGGCAAACCCTGCCGCGAAACGCTCGCGGCGGACATCCCGCTGGCCGCAGATCACCTGCGGTACTTTGCCAGTGCGATCCGCGCCCAAGAAGGAGGTATCTCGGAGATCGATGGCGACACCGTCGCCTACCACTTCCACGAGCCGCTGGGTGTCGTGGGCTTGATCATCCCGTGGAACTTCCCGCTCCTCCTGGCGATGTGGAAGATCGCCCCTGCGCTGGCCGCGGGCAACACCGTCGTGCTCAAACCCGCCGAACAGACGTCGGCCTCGATCCACGTTCTCCTCGAAGTCGTCGCCGATCTGCTTCCGCCCGGCGTCCTCAACGTCGTCAGCGGATTCGGAACGGAAGCGGGTAAGCCGCTGGCGTCCAGCAACCGGATCAGGAAGATCTCGTTCACCGGCGAGACGACCACCGGTCGGCTGATCATGCAGTACGCCTCGCAGAACTTGATCCCGGTCACCTTGGAACTCGGCGGCAAGAGCCCGAACATCTTCTTCGACGACGTCACGGCCAAGGACGATGCCTTCTACGACAAGGCCATTGAAGGCTTCACCATGTTCGCGCTGAACCAAGGCGAGGTCTGCACCTGTCCGTCACGCGCGCTCATCCAGGCGAGCATCTACGACGAGTTCCTCGACCGGGCCGTGGAGCGCACCAAGGCGATCAAGCAGGGACACCCGCTGGACACCGACACGATGCTCGGCGCGCAGGCTTCCTCGGAGCAATACGAAAAGATCCTCTCCTACATCGACATCGGTCGGCGCGAGGGCGGACGGATCCGCACGGGTGGCGAGCCGGCGGCCCTGGATGGCGATCTCTCGGGCGGCTACTTCATCCTTCCCACCGTCATCGAGGGACACAACGCGATGCGGACGTTCCAGGAGGAAATTTTCGGCCCCGTCGTCTCTGTTGCGCGCTTCGACGACTACGACGATGCCATCGCGATCGCGAACGACACGCTATACGGACTCGGCGCAGGGGTGTGGTCCCGCGACGGCAACACCGCCTACCGCGCAGGCCGCGATATCGAGTCCGGCCGGGTGTGGATCAACAACTACCACGCCTACCCCGCGCATGCCGCATTCGGCGGCTACAAGCAGTCAGGGATCGGCCGCGAAACCCACAAGATGATGCTGGAGCACTATCAGCAGACCAAGAACCTTCTCGTCAGTTACAGCGACGGCGCGCAAGGTTTCTTCTGA
- a CDS encoding CocE/NonD family hydrolase, with protein sequence MIIDRDVDVPCDDGTMLKADVFRPVTSDPVPVVMTLGPYGKGVEYRDGYLPQWNWLITTHPNVLPGSTRSYMTWETVDPETWVPWGYAVVRVDSRGSGRSPGRLDMLSPREIRDYYDAIEWAGTQPWSNGRVGLNGISYYAINQWLVASLQPPHLAAMIPWEGAADFYRDWARHGGIMSNGFLEAWLPRQVLSVQHGNPRGATDPWLGELATGPDVLTDDELAANRSDPLADILTRPLDGPFYRERSPDWSKVTVPFLSAANWAGFGLHPRGNFEAFVNAASGQKWLEAHPGRHEEWFYLDQGMALQKRFLDHFLKDEDNGWDRQPPVLLHIRRPFTEQVTPRAEHEWPLARTRWTPLHLSAADRALQWEMPTEPSEISFDAMGEPVTLVSAPLADELELTGPLAATLFVSSTTTDADLFVTVQAFAPDGREVDFQGTIDPHTPLAQGWLRCSHRKLDPHRSLPYRPFHTHDELQPLQPNQVYRVEVEIWPTCVVLPAGYRVGLQIGGRDFEREEPDDPNEAWTSRGSGPWLHTHPDDRPAVTFGGRTTVHSGGDANSHLLLPIIPAPATEEGSTP encoded by the coding sequence ATGATCATCGACCGCGACGTCGATGTACCGTGCGACGACGGCACGATGCTGAAGGCCGACGTATTCCGGCCCGTCACCAGCGACCCGGTCCCCGTCGTCATGACGTTGGGCCCCTACGGCAAAGGGGTCGAGTATCGGGACGGCTATCTGCCGCAATGGAACTGGCTGATCACCACTCATCCGAACGTGCTGCCGGGTTCGACCCGCAGTTACATGACGTGGGAGACCGTGGATCCGGAGACCTGGGTGCCGTGGGGGTACGCCGTCGTGCGGGTCGATTCCCGCGGTTCGGGGCGTTCGCCGGGACGGCTCGATATGTTGTCGCCCCGAGAGATTCGCGACTACTACGACGCGATCGAGTGGGCCGGAACCCAGCCGTGGAGCAACGGGCGGGTAGGGCTGAATGGCATCTCCTACTACGCCATCAACCAGTGGCTCGTCGCGTCTCTGCAGCCTCCACACCTGGCCGCGATGATTCCCTGGGAGGGAGCCGCGGACTTCTACAGGGACTGGGCCCGTCACGGCGGCATCATGAGCAACGGATTCTTGGAGGCTTGGCTGCCACGCCAAGTACTGTCCGTTCAACACGGCAACCCGCGCGGTGCCACCGATCCATGGCTCGGCGAACTTGCCACCGGCCCGGATGTACTGACCGATGACGAACTCGCCGCGAACCGCAGCGACCCCTTGGCCGACATCCTCACCCGGCCACTGGACGGCCCGTTCTACCGCGAGCGTTCACCAGATTGGTCCAAGGTGACCGTGCCCTTTCTCAGCGCCGCCAACTGGGCCGGTTTCGGACTGCACCCTCGCGGCAACTTCGAGGCGTTCGTCAACGCCGCATCGGGACAGAAATGGCTCGAAGCGCATCCTGGCCGCCACGAGGAGTGGTTCTACCTTGACCAGGGAATGGCGCTGCAAAAGAGGTTCCTCGACCACTTCCTCAAAGACGAGGACAACGGTTGGGATCGCCAACCCCCGGTACTGCTGCACATCAGGCGCCCGTTCACCGAACAGGTCACCCCGCGGGCCGAACACGAGTGGCCGCTGGCACGAACCCGATGGACTCCACTGCACCTCAGCGCAGCCGACCGTGCGTTGCAGTGGGAGATGCCAACGGAACCGAGCGAGATCTCCTTCGACGCAATGGGGGAACCAGTCACCTTGGTATCGGCCCCCTTGGCCGACGAACTCGAGTTGACCGGGCCCTTGGCGGCCACGCTGTTCGTATCGTCGACCACCACCGACGCAGACCTCTTCGTCACGGTCCAGGCGTTCGCGCCGGACGGTCGGGAAGTCGACTTCCAGGGCACCATCGACCCGCACACTCCCCTGGCGCAGGGATGGCTCCGCTGTTCACACCGAAAACTGGACCCACACCGCAGCCTGCCTTATCGGCCCTTCCACACTCACGACGAATTACAGCCGCTACAGCCGAACCAGGTGTATCGCGTCGAAGTCGAGATCTGGCCAACCTGCGTCGTGCTACCCGCCGGATACCGCGTAGGCCTCCAGATCGGAGGCCGTGACTTCGAACGGGAGGAACCCGACGATCCCAACGAGGCGTGGACCTCCCGTGGATCGGGCCCCTGGTTGCACACTCACCCCGATGACCGCCCCGCCGTCACGTTCGGCGGAAGGACAACCGTCCACAGCGGCGGTGACGCGAACTCCCACCTGCTACTGCCGATCATCCCCGCACCAGCAACGGAAGAAGGATCCACACCATGA
- a CDS encoding nuclear transport factor 2 family protein has product MPLAIAALAAGALALSGCASETPPETPGAHTRAVLQDVFSTASQSGFGETFLNRLSDDVTFTATGTSPVAGQYHGKTEYREKVLSRLHDHLATPMRPQLDQMIVDGDWAAVRFHTKGVKGTNGADASMQYCWVMRVAGDQIVEVIGYYDTAKMAGLFA; this is encoded by the coding sequence GTGCCGCTGGCTATCGCAGCGCTGGCAGCGGGCGCTCTCGCCCTCTCGGGATGCGCAAGCGAGACGCCGCCGGAGACGCCCGGCGCGCACACCCGGGCCGTCTTGCAGGACGTGTTCTCCACGGCCTCGCAGTCCGGGTTCGGCGAGACGTTCCTCAACCGATTGTCCGATGACGTCACCTTCACCGCGACCGGCACCTCACCGGTGGCCGGGCAGTACCACGGCAAGACCGAGTACCGCGAGAAGGTGTTGAGCCGACTCCATGATCACCTCGCGACTCCCATGCGCCCCCAGCTTGATCAGATGATCGTCGACGGCGACTGGGCGGCGGTGCGCTTCCACACCAAGGGAGTCAAGGGCACCAATGGCGCCGACGCCAGCATGCAGTACTGCTGGGTCATGCGCGTCGCCGGAGACCAGATCGTCGAAGTCATCGGCTATTACGACACCGCGAAGATGGCCGGCCTCTTCGCCTGA